One genomic segment of Aureimonas sp. AU20 includes these proteins:
- a CDS encoding DUF2325 domain-containing protein — protein sequence MARPRHGRRDAHDINGPAPRRRAVAAPVLPLYPYGHNERVEPMSILLRQLPPAVRFEPSPVSFEPAAEGPAPRARRKDRDRIWDLSTNLHCSIVGTCLTTGELRQLLAKLGDTNTRTASSHAIHHRAVQAASLGDLAGKLLNKLLDRKHETFVRRFNKATTRDEVAGLWRAALEAGDIPGAYWATLTHPMTDDLLVREAFGEVHMLSHLVGTSNRLDLARLRRLEETLAEREDTIARQQARLQEKVAEIERRDHRIGELEALTKVLPTEPAKPAPDERNRLDLLRRADVAEERCARLETELAAAQAAQTRTERALSAAETREAELKRELAQLDEVLAGPGEEAEAIDFRGATFLYVGGRPGQVERLRDLIRTKGGELLTHDGGVENNHSLLPGLVARADAVFFPVDCVSHGAVNTAKRHCREMRKPFVPVRHASLASFLSAAIQHLEATH from the coding sequence ATGGCTCGCCCCCGCCACGGACGCCGAGACGCCCACGACATAAACGGACCGGCACCGCGCCGCAGGGCGGTTGCCGCGCCGGTTCTTCCGTTATATCCGTATGGACATAACGAGAGGGTCGAGCCCATGTCCATCCTCCTGCGCCAGCTGCCGCCCGCGGTTCGGTTCGAGCCGAGCCCGGTTTCGTTCGAGCCTGCGGCGGAAGGGCCTGCGCCAAGGGCGAGGCGGAAGGACAGGGACCGGATCTGGGATCTGTCCACGAACCTTCACTGCTCCATCGTCGGCACCTGCCTCACGACGGGGGAGCTCAGGCAACTTCTGGCCAAGCTGGGGGACACCAACACGAGGACGGCGAGCAGCCACGCGATCCACCATCGCGCCGTCCAGGCCGCGAGCCTCGGAGACCTCGCGGGCAAGCTTCTGAACAAGCTTCTCGACCGCAAGCACGAAACCTTCGTGCGCCGGTTCAACAAGGCGACGACGCGCGACGAGGTGGCCGGCCTGTGGCGTGCGGCGCTGGAGGCCGGCGATATCCCCGGCGCCTACTGGGCGACGCTGACCCATCCGATGACCGACGACCTCCTGGTTCGGGAAGCGTTCGGCGAGGTGCACATGCTCTCGCATCTCGTCGGCACGTCCAATCGCCTCGACCTGGCCCGCCTGCGGCGCCTGGAGGAAACGCTGGCGGAGCGCGAGGACACCATCGCCCGGCAGCAGGCGCGGCTTCAGGAGAAGGTCGCCGAGATCGAGCGGCGGGACCACCGGATCGGCGAACTCGAAGCGCTGACGAAGGTTTTGCCGACCGAGCCCGCAAAGCCTGCTCCGGACGAGCGCAACCGGCTCGATTTGCTCCGGCGCGCGGATGTGGCGGAAGAACGGTGCGCGCGCTTGGAGACGGAGCTTGCGGCAGCGCAGGCGGCGCAGACGCGAACGGAGCGCGCCCTTTCCGCCGCCGAGACCCGGGAGGCCGAACTCAAGCGGGAATTGGCGCAATTGGACGAGGTGCTGGCCGGGCCGGGCGAGGAGGCCGAGGCGATCGACTTCCGCGGCGCGACGTTTCTTTATGTCGGCGGCCGTCCGGGTCAGGTCGAAAGGTTGCGCGACCTGATCCGGACCAAAGGCGGGGAGCTCCTGACCCATGACGGCGGCGTCGAGAACAACCACAGCCTCCTGCCGGGGCTCGTGGCGCGCGCCGACGCGGTCTTCTTCCCGGTCGACTGCGTCAGCCACGGCGCGGTCAACACGGCCAAGCGGCATTGCCGCGAGATGCGCAAGCCCTTCGTGCCCGTGCGCCACGCCAGCCTCGCGAGCTTCCTCTCGGCCGCCATCCAGCATCTCGAAGCGACGCACTGA
- a CDS encoding GntR family transcriptional regulator: MATELLFARSLPNAEVDALVPAAAGRVYDRLLDDILAGHVPAGARLKVTDLAKRYGTSTNPVREALQQLRGEGFVVIEPNRGARVRPIDESFVRDMYEINVLIEPYLVRWFADYATDADILRMEAIQDEIEALGVERHDRYDQLDEQFHRAVYDRHYNRNAVELWHRYRKTLGTISRGLTIGRSRYAARQVEHRELIRCLKEQDAVGAVAAIETHVRGSGRYIIDLMRSER, from the coding sequence ATGGCAACCGAACTTCTCTTCGCTCGATCGCTGCCCAATGCCGAAGTCGACGCACTGGTGCCGGCGGCCGCCGGGCGCGTCTACGACCGATTGCTGGACGATATCCTGGCAGGGCATGTTCCGGCGGGCGCGCGTCTGAAGGTGACCGATCTCGCCAAGCGATACGGCACCAGCACCAATCCGGTGCGCGAGGCGCTTCAGCAGCTTCGCGGCGAGGGCTTCGTGGTGATCGAGCCGAACCGGGGCGCCCGCGTCCGCCCGATCGACGAAAGCTTCGTGCGGGACATGTACGAGATCAACGTCCTGATCGAACCCTATCTCGTCCGCTGGTTCGCCGATTACGCGACCGACGCCGACATTCTTCGCATGGAGGCCATTCAGGACGAGATCGAGGCGCTCGGCGTGGAGCGACACGACCGGTACGACCAACTCGACGAGCAATTCCACCGTGCCGTCTACGATCGGCACTACAATCGAAACGCGGTGGAGCTCTGGCACCGCTATCGAAAGACGCTCGGCACGATCAGCCGAGGCTTGACGATCGGACGATCTCGCTACGCGGCCCGGCAGGTGGAGCATCGCGAGCTTATTCGCTGCCTCAAGGAACAGGACGCGGTCGGTGCGGTGGCTGCGATCGAGACGCATGTGCGCGGGTCAGGTCGCTACATCATCGATCTCATGCGTTCGGAGCGCTAA